From a region of the Candidatus Tectomicrobia bacterium genome:
- a CDS encoding alpha/beta fold hydrolase has translation MYQEIMYYSDGLKIAAHMYTPKDWKKGDPPRPAILCLHGYSGMKEVYGMDVPRRLWEEGYFVLAPDHRGFGKSEGQRGRHRPLEQAQDTYDAITYLETVEGVDPGRIGIFGTSFGGANAVWVAAFDERVRVVVTSVGVFDGERWMRSVRRPYEWTAFREKVMAAARRRVTTGEAATVPLPEMMLCDPHTEMVLKGHHQRHPHYVKDYDLESAEACWRYKPEWVAGRIAPRPVLFIYAEHDHLVPVQEQLSCYAACGEPKKLIKLPGAEHYESYKFCNPALHEIGMREAVDWFGRHL, from the coding sequence ATGTACCAGGAGATCATGTACTACAGTGATGGCCTGAAAATCGCGGCGCACATGTACACCCCCAAGGACTGGAAGAAGGGCGATCCGCCCCGGCCCGCCATCCTCTGCCTCCACGGCTACAGCGGGATGAAGGAGGTCTACGGGATGGACGTCCCGCGGAGGCTGTGGGAGGAGGGCTACTTCGTCCTCGCGCCTGACCACCGCGGCTTCGGCAAGAGCGAGGGCCAGCGGGGCCGCCACCGCCCCCTCGAGCAGGCCCAGGACACCTATGACGCCATCACCTACCTGGAGACGGTGGAGGGGGTGGACCCAGGCCGCATCGGCATCTTCGGGACCAGCTTCGGCGGGGCGAACGCCGTCTGGGTGGCCGCCTTCGACGAGCGGGTGAGGGTGGTGGTCACCTCGGTGGGGGTGTTCGATGGGGAGCGCTGGATGCGCTCGGTGCGCCGCCCCTACGAATGGACGGCCTTCCGGGAGAAGGTCATGGCGGCGGCCCGGCGGCGCGTAACGACGGGCGAGGCCGCCACCGTGCCCCTCCCCGAGATGATGCTCTGCGACCCTCACACCGAGATGGTGCTCAAGGGCCATCACCAGCGGCACCCGCACTACGTGAAGGACTATGATCTGGAAAGCGCCGAGGCCTGCTGGCGCTACAAGCCCGAGTGGGTGGCGGGGCGCATCGCGCCCAGGCCCGTGCTCTTCATCTACGCCGAGCATGACCACCTCGTGCCCGTCCAGGAGCAGCTCTCCTGCTACGCCGCCTGCGGGGAGCCCAAGAAGCTGATCAAGCTGCCCGGGGCGGAGCACTACGAGTCCTACAAGTTCTGCAACCCCGCCCTCCACGAGATTGGGATGCGGGAGGCGGTGGACTGGTTCGGGCGGCATCTGTAG
- a CDS encoding histidinol-phosphate transaminase → MWEVAMKFQTAQPVAGITVYQPGKPIEEVERELGISGSIKLASNENPLGPSPKALEAVRKALGDLNRYPDGGGYYLKRALARHHGLAPENFVLGNGTNEVLELLAHAFLDPGDPVVFSEGAFIVYLIVAQLSSCEMRTTPMRDFTHDLDAMTAKVDERTKAVFIANPNNPTGTAVGEKALRGLLERVPERTLVVVDEAYCHFAHREDYPDAVKMLREHPNLVAMRTFSKVYGLAGLRVGYGVAHPEVAAAMERVREPFNVNSLALVAAEAALEDHAHVERGVRVNAEGREFFVRELAALGLPFVPTQGNFIMAEVGDAKEVYEALLRDGVIVRPVAGYGFPRHLRISIGTPEENRRVVESLAEIMAK, encoded by the coding sequence ATGTGGGAGGTAGCGATGAAATTCCAGACGGCGCAGCCGGTGGCGGGCATCACGGTCTACCAGCCGGGGAAGCCCATCGAGGAGGTGGAGCGGGAGCTGGGGATCAGCGGCTCCATCAAGCTCGCCTCGAACGAGAACCCGCTCGGGCCCTCGCCCAAGGCGCTGGAGGCGGTCCGGAAGGCGCTGGGGGACCTCAACCGCTACCCGGACGGCGGGGGCTACTACCTCAAGCGCGCCCTGGCCCGCCACCACGGGCTCGCGCCCGAGAACTTCGTGCTGGGGAACGGGACGAACGAGGTGCTGGAGCTCCTGGCCCACGCCTTCCTCGACCCGGGCGACCCGGTGGTGTTCTCGGAGGGGGCCTTCATCGTGTACCTCATCGTCGCCCAGCTCAGCTCCTGCGAGATGCGCACCACCCCCATGCGGGACTTCACCCACGACCTGGACGCCATGACGGCCAAGGTGGACGAGCGGACGAAGGCGGTCTTCATCGCCAACCCGAACAATCCGACGGGGACGGCGGTGGGAGAGAAGGCTCTGCGCGGCCTGCTGGAGCGGGTGCCGGAGCGCACCCTCGTGGTGGTGGACGAGGCCTACTGCCACTTCGCCCACCGGGAAGACTACCCGGACGCGGTGAAGATGCTCCGGGAGCACCCCAACCTGGTGGCCATGCGGACCTTCTCCAAGGTGTACGGCCTGGCGGGGCTGCGGGTGGGCTACGGGGTGGCCCATCCCGAGGTGGCGGCGGCCATGGAGCGGGTGCGGGAGCCCTTCAACGTGAACTCCCTGGCCCTGGTGGCGGCCGAGGCCGCCCTGGAGGACCACGCCCACGTCGAGCGGGGGGTCCGGGTGAACGCCGAGGGGCGGGAGTTCTTCGTCCGGGAGCTCGCGGCGCTGGGGCTGCCCTTCGTCCCCACCCAGGGGAACTTCATCATGGCCGAGGTGGGGGACGCCAAGGAGGTCTACGAGGCCCTCTTGCGGGACGGAGTCATCGTCCGCCCGGTGGCCGGGTACGGCTTTCCGAGGCACCTGCGGATTTCCATTGGCACGCCCGAGGAGAACCGCCGGGTGGTGGAATCCCTCGCCGAAATCATGGCAAAATAA
- a CDS encoding 30S ribosomal protein S1, translating into MEELYASTLQVKDGEIVKGRVVGFEGDYILVDVGYKSEGLVPRNEFPDGGRKLQPGDEVEVYVEEREDEDGLIALSKEKANRIKVWDEISKAYDNGQTVSGEVVARIKGGLTVDIGLKAFLPGSQVDLRPVRNLDQFIGKRFDLKIIKLNRKRGNIVLSRRVLLEDERAELKRETLSKLHEGQQIVGVVKNITDYGAFIDLGGIDGLLHITDMSWGRVSHPSELLSIGDTVKVVVLKYDRERERVSLGHKQITPDPWEDVEIKYPPTGRVKGRVVSITDYGAFIELEQGVEGLVHVSEMSWTRRVRHPSKIVQVGDIVEAVVLNLDKEARRISLGMKQIEANPWTTVEEKYPVGTRVQGKVRNLTEFGAFVALDEGIDGLIHISDISWSQRFKHPSEILRKGQEVEAVVLSVDVDKERLSLGMKQLAQDPWTEIEKRYEVGDDVEAKITKITNFGVFAAPEDDLEGLVHISELSTHKVSKPEEVVHVGDTFKMRVIKIEPDQRRLGLSIRAYVEATGDDPIVSRAPEPAPSDVPAPEDPSAAEEEEGGGR; encoded by the coding sequence ATGGAAGAACTCTACGCCTCGACCCTGCAGGTCAAGGACGGGGAGATCGTCAAGGGCCGCGTCGTCGGCTTCGAGGGCGACTACATCCTCGTGGACGTCGGTTACAAGTCCGAGGGCCTGGTGCCCCGGAACGAGTTCCCGGACGGGGGCCGCAAGCTCCAGCCGGGGGACGAGGTCGAGGTCTACGTCGAGGAGCGCGAGGACGAGGACGGCCTCATCGCCCTCTCTAAGGAAAAGGCTAACCGAATCAAGGTCTGGGACGAGATCAGCAAGGCCTACGACAACGGCCAGACGGTCTCGGGCGAGGTGGTGGCCCGCATCAAGGGCGGCCTCACGGTGGACATCGGGCTCAAGGCCTTCCTGCCCGGCTCCCAGGTGGATCTGCGGCCCGTCCGTAACCTCGACCAGTTCATCGGCAAGCGCTTCGACCTCAAGATCATCAAGCTCAACCGCAAGCGGGGGAACATCGTGCTCTCCCGCCGCGTCCTCCTCGAGGACGAGCGCGCCGAACTCAAGCGCGAAACCCTCTCCAAGCTCCACGAGGGCCAGCAGATCGTGGGCGTCGTCAAGAACATCACCGACTACGGCGCTTTCATCGACCTGGGCGGCATCGACGGCCTGCTCCACATCACCGACATGTCGTGGGGGCGGGTGAGCCACCCGAGCGAGCTCCTCTCCATCGGCGACACGGTCAAGGTGGTGGTCCTCAAATACGACCGCGAGCGCGAGCGCGTCTCCCTGGGCCACAAGCAGATCACTCCCGACCCGTGGGAGGATGTCGAGATCAAGTATCCCCCGACCGGCCGGGTGAAGGGCCGGGTCGTCTCCATCACCGACTACGGCGCCTTCATCGAGCTCGAGCAGGGGGTGGAGGGGCTGGTCCACGTCTCCGAGATGTCCTGGACGCGGCGGGTGCGGCATCCTTCCAAGATCGTTCAGGTCGGCGATATCGTCGAGGCCGTGGTGCTGAACCTCGACAAGGAGGCGCGGCGCATCTCGCTCGGCATGAAGCAGATCGAGGCCAATCCCTGGACCACGGTGGAGGAGAAGTACCCCGTGGGCACCCGGGTGCAGGGCAAGGTGCGCAACCTCACCGAGTTCGGCGCCTTCGTCGCCCTGGACGAAGGCATCGACGGGCTCATCCACATCTCCGACATCTCCTGGAGCCAGCGCTTCAAGCACCCCTCCGAGATCCTGCGGAAGGGCCAGGAGGTCGAGGCCGTGGTGCTCAGCGTGGACGTCGATAAGGAGCGCCTCTCCCTCGGCATGAAGCAGCTCGCCCAGGACCCCTGGACCGAGATCGAGAAGCGCTACGAGGTGGGCGACGACGTCGAGGCCAAGATCACGAAGATCACCAACTTCGGCGTCTTCGCGGCGCCCGAGGACGATCTCGAGGGCCTCGTCCACATCTCCGAGCTGAGCACCCACAAGGTGAGCAAGCCGGAGGAGGTCGTCCACGTGGGCGACACCTTCAAGATGCGCGTCATCAAGATCGAGCCCGACCAGCGGCGGCTCGGCCTGAGCATCCGCGCTTACGTCGAGGCCACGGGCGACGACCCGATCGTCAGCCGCGCGCCCGAGCCGGCGCCGTCCGATGTCCCGGCTCCGGAGGATCCGAGCGCCGCCGAGGAAGAAGAGGGCGGCGGGAGGTAA
- a CDS encoding prephenate dehydrogenase/arogenate dehydrogenase family protein, giving the protein MPFLFEQATIIGVGLIGGSLARAARGRGLIRRFVGAGRGAANLERALALRVVDRVSADHREAVGDSDLVVIGTPVQAAIEVARAILPAMRPGAVLTDVGSVKGPFVRAVEGMDIGGVRFVGGHPIAGTEKSGVEASFPELFEGRRVILTPTPRTDPRAIEALKALWEEVGARVDLMDPGTHDRILADISHLPHLVAYALVDAALKGEGLPYAAGGFRDFTRIASSSPEMWREICLDNREALLASLGAFEAHLAVLRRAVEAGDGRTLDEVFRRAKAGRDGWLRDKGWA; this is encoded by the coding sequence ATGCCATTTCTCTTCGAGCAGGCGACCATCATCGGGGTGGGGCTCATCGGGGGCTCCTTGGCCCGGGCGGCGCGCGGGCGAGGGCTCATCCGCCGCTTCGTGGGTGCCGGGAGGGGTGCCGCGAATCTGGAGCGCGCCCTCGCCCTGAGGGTGGTGGACCGGGTCTCGGCGGACCACCGGGAGGCGGTGGGGGACTCGGACCTAGTGGTGATCGGCACCCCGGTCCAGGCCGCCATCGAGGTGGCCCGGGCCATCCTCCCGGCCATGCGCCCGGGGGCCGTCCTGACGGATGTGGGGAGCGTGAAGGGGCCCTTCGTCCGGGCGGTGGAGGGGATGGACATAGGGGGAGTACGCTTCGTCGGGGGCCATCCTATCGCCGGCACCGAGAAATCCGGGGTGGAAGCGAGCTTCCCGGAGCTTTTCGAGGGCCGGCGGGTCATCCTCACCCCCACCCCGAGGACGGACCCAAGGGCGATCGAGGCGCTCAAGGCGCTCTGGGAGGAGGTGGGGGCCCGGGTGGACCTGATGGACCCCGGGACGCATGATCGGATCCTGGCCGATATCAGCCATTTACCCCACCTTGTTGCATATGCTTTGGTGGATGCCGCGCTGAAGGGGGAGGGTCTCCCCTACGCGGCCGGGGGCTTCCGCGACTTCACCCGGATCGCCTCGAGCAGCCCCGAGATGTGGCGCGAAATCTGCCTGGACAACCGGGAGGCCCTCCTGGCCTCGCTGGGAGCGTTCGAGGCGCACCTGGCCGTCTTGCGGCGTGCGGTGGAGGCCGGGGACGGCCGGACCCTGGACGAGGTCTTCCGGCGGGCCAAGGCGGGCCGGGACGGCTGGCTCAGGGACAAGGGCTGGGCATGA
- the pheA gene encoding prephenate dehydratase produces the protein MPKAGTKPIRVSYLGPEATFTHEAALRHFGKEAEYLPADSIAAIFDEVEVGRADRGVVPVENALEGTVNVTLDRLVDSPLVIAGEVRLPIDIHLLTKAEGMRDIRRVLSHPHAVAQCRRWLQKHLPGVAVEEVASTSRAAREASLDPSLAALGSRMAAGHYGLKVLAEKLDTESINVTRFFVLAKEPVPKKGRARTSLLFVVKNEPGSLYRAMGPIAGAGVNMTKIESRPSRRKAWDYVFFMDVEGHAGEPPLAGCLECLRGEVEYLRVLGSYPAEE, from the coding sequence ATGCCGAAGGCCGGGACCAAGCCCATCCGGGTGAGCTACCTGGGGCCGGAGGCCACCTTCACCCACGAAGCGGCCCTGCGCCACTTCGGCAAAGAGGCGGAGTACCTGCCGGCGGACTCCATTGCGGCCATCTTCGACGAGGTGGAGGTGGGCCGGGCGGACCGGGGGGTGGTGCCGGTCGAGAACGCCCTGGAGGGCACGGTCAATGTCACCCTGGACCGGCTCGTGGACTCCCCCCTGGTCATCGCGGGGGAGGTGCGGCTGCCCATCGACATCCACCTCCTGACCAAGGCGGAGGGGATGCGGGACATCCGGCGGGTGCTGAGCCACCCCCACGCCGTGGCCCAGTGCCGGCGGTGGCTCCAGAAGCACCTGCCGGGGGTGGCGGTGGAGGAGGTGGCGAGCACCTCCCGGGCCGCGCGGGAGGCCTCCCTGGACCCCTCCCTGGCCGCCCTGGGGAGCCGGATGGCGGCGGGGCACTACGGGCTGAAGGTGCTGGCCGAGAAGCTCGACACCGAGAGCATCAACGTGACGCGCTTCTTCGTCCTGGCCAAGGAGCCCGTCCCCAAGAAAGGCCGCGCGCGCACGAGCCTCCTCTTCGTCGTGAAGAACGAGCCGGGCTCGCTCTACCGGGCCATGGGGCCCATCGCCGGGGCTGGGGTGAACATGACCAAGATCGAGTCCCGGCCCTCCCGGCGGAAGGCCTGGGACTACGTGTTCTTCATGGACGTGGAGGGGCACGCCGGGGAGCCCCCCCTGGCGGGCTGCCTGGAGTGCCTGCGGGGGGAGGTGGAGTACCTGCGGGTGCTGGGGTCCTATCCGGCGGAGGAGTAG
- a CDS encoding (d)CMP kinase produces the protein MSAGIVIPVDGPAGSGKSTAAKGVAERLGWDYLETGALYRAVGLLVLERGGDPDDPEAAARCAREMRFECRRTPDGWRNFLEGRDATQALREERVSDAASRVSAIPEVRQALLGFQRAYKGRRGAVMDGRDIGTVVFPEARLKFFLDADIEVRIERRFRELEEKGISFDQKRLAEDIRARDRRDRERAEAPLLPAGDAVCIDTSRRSIDQVLAFMLDKIRQVYGEVIEAT, from the coding sequence ATGAGCGCGGGCATCGTCATCCCGGTGGACGGCCCGGCCGGCTCGGGCAAGAGCACCGCCGCCAAGGGGGTCGCCGAGCGCCTCGGGTGGGATTACCTGGAGACGGGGGCGCTCTACCGGGCGGTGGGACTCCTCGTCCTGGAGCGGGGCGGGGACCCCGACGACCCCGAGGCGGCGGCCCGGTGCGCCCGGGAGATGCGCTTCGAGTGCCGCCGCACCCCGGACGGCTGGCGGAACTTCCTGGAAGGGCGGGACGCGACCCAGGCCCTGCGGGAGGAGCGGGTGAGCGACGCCGCCTCCCGGGTGTCGGCCATTCCGGAGGTCCGGCAGGCCCTCCTGGGCTTCCAGCGGGCCTACAAGGGCCGCCGGGGGGCGGTGATGGACGGCCGGGACATCGGGACGGTGGTGTTTCCCGAGGCCCGGCTGAAGTTTTTCTTGGATGCGGACATTGAGGTCCGGATCGAACGGCGCTTCCGGGAGCTCGAGGAAAAGGGAATCTCCTTCGACCAAAAACGGCTGGCCGAGGACATCCGGGCCCGGGACCGGCGCGACCGGGAGCGGGCGGAGGCGCCCCTCTTGCCCGCGGGGGACGCGGTTTGCATCGACACCTCCCGCCGGTCCATTGACCAAGTGCTGGCCTTCATGCTAGACAAAATCCGCCAGGTGTACGGGGAAGTGATTGAGGCGACTTGA